Proteins found in one Paenibacillus sp. FSL R10-2782 genomic segment:
- the rpsL gene encoding 30S ribosomal protein S12: MPTINQLVRKGRQAKIEKSKSPALQKGFNALKREATDISAPQKRGVCTRVGTMTPKKPNSALRKYARVRLTNRVEVTAYIPGIGHNLQEHSVVLIRGGRVKDLPGVRYHIVRGALDTAGVNNRMQARSKYGAKRPKAKKS, encoded by the coding sequence ATGCCAACTATTAACCAACTGGTTCGTAAAGGACGTCAAGCCAAAATCGAGAAATCGAAATCACCAGCTTTGCAAAAAGGTTTTAACGCCTTGAAACGTGAAGCTACCGACATCAGTGCCCCGCAAAAACGCGGAGTATGCACTCGTGTAGGTACTATGACTCCAAAAAAACCAAACTCCGCACTTCGTAAATATGCTCGTGTTCGTTTGACGAACCGTGTAGAGGTGACTGCTTACATTCCGGGTATCGGACACAACCTGCAAGAACACAGCGTAGTGCTGATTCGCGGGGGTCGTGTAAAAGATCTTCCAGGTGTACGTTACCATATCGTTCGCGGTGCCTTGGATACTGCAGGCGTAAACAACCGCATGCAAGCTCGTTCCAAATATGGCGCAAAACGCCCTAAAGCTAAAAAATCCTAA
- a CDS encoding ribosomal L7Ae/L30e/S12e/Gadd45 family protein, with product MSKEQGLQDAHVKIGTKQTIRMVELGFASEVYVAEDADPRLTSNIIALCNKQGVKVTLVDTMKNLGAACGIEVGAAMAAIVKQ from the coding sequence ATGTCTAAAGAACAAGGACTGCAAGATGCTCATGTCAAAATCGGTACCAAACAAACCATCCGTATGGTCGAATTGGGCTTCGCCTCTGAAGTATATGTGGCAGAAGACGCAGATCCACGCCTCACTTCCAACATCATTGCTTTGTGCAACAAGCAAGGAGTCAAGGTGACTCTTGTAGATACAATGAAAAATCTCGGAGCTGCATGTGGGATTGAAGTGGGAGCCGCCATGGCTGCTATCGTAAAACAATAG